In the genome of Tripterygium wilfordii isolate XIE 37 chromosome 19, ASM1340144v1, whole genome shotgun sequence, one region contains:
- the LOC119986092 gene encoding heme-binding protein 2, whose protein sequence is MAAALGMLKLSLLLNLLSNANLNLWPKNVGIFPPTCSHIECPDYQVIHAGDGFEIRSYNSSVWMSTAPLPDISLVEATRTGFLLLFDYIQGNNKYEEKIEMTGPVITEISPSDGPFCESSFTVSFYVPKANQANPPPAVGLHIQEWKPTYVAVRQFGGFVSNFNVGEEAAALQASIVDTVWSAAIERSHGADSATSYVVAQYNSPFEFDNRVNEIWIPFDIENGLVM, encoded by the exons ATGGCCGCTGCTTTGGGCATGTTGAAGCTCTCTCTTCTCTTGAACCTCCTCTCAAATGCAAACCTGAATCTCTGGCCCAAGAATGTTGGGATATTCCCACCCACTTGTAGTCACATAGAGTGCCCAGACTATCAAGTGATTCATGCTGGTGATGGTTTTGAAATTCGCAGCTATAATTCTTCTGTGTGGATGTCAACGGCTCCACTCCCAGATATTTCTCTAGTTGAAGCAACCAGAACTGGTTTCCTACT GCTCTTTGACTACATTCAAGGGAACAACAAGTATGAGGAAAAGATAGAGATGACAGGTCCAGTGATTACTGAAATTTCACCAAGCGATGGACCCTTCTGTGAATCCTCATTTACTGTTAGCTTTTATGTCCCAAAAGCAAACCAGGCAAACCCACCTCCAGCAGTGGGTCTCCATATCCAAGAGTGGAAACCCACATATGTAGCAGTAAGACAATTCGGTGGGTTTGTATCGAATTTCAATGTTGGTGAGGAAGCTGCTGCCTTACAAGCTAGTATTGTTGACACTGTTTGGTCTGCTGCTATCGAGAGAAGCCATGGTGCTGATTCCGCGACTTCTTATGTTGTTGCACAATACAACTCTCCTTTTGAATTCGATAATCGCGTCAATGAGATATGGATTCCTTTTGATATAGAGAATGGGTTGGTCATGTGA
- the LOC119985527 gene encoding heme-binding protein 2-like, with the protein MGAEKESDPLLPKSPPTKCWDITTTCSHIECPGYQVIHAGDGFEIRSYNSSVWMSTAPIQDLSLVEATRNGFLLLFDYIQGKNEYEKEIEMAGSVITEISPSDGPLPSFTVRFYVPKENQKNTPPTVGLHIQRVKPTYVAIRQFGGFVSDFNVGEEAVGLKSAALQVSIADTVWSTAIEKNHGYVVAQYNSPFVFDNRVNEIWLLFDMENGLAM; encoded by the exons ATGGGTGCAGAGAAGGAGTCAGATCCTTTACTGCCGAAATCACCTCCAACGA AATGTTGGGATATTACCACCACTTGTAGTCACATAGAGTGCCCAGGCTATCAAGTGATTCATGCTGGTGATGGTTTTGAAATTCGCAGCTATAATTCTTCTGTGTGGATGTCAACTGCTCCAATCCAAGATCTCTCTCTGGTTGAAGCCACCAGAAATGGTTTCCTACT GCTCTTTGACTACATTCAAGGGAAAAACGAGTATGAGAAAGAAATAGAGATGGCAGGTTCAGTGATTACTGAGATTTCACCAAGCGATGGACCCTTGCCCTCGTTTACTGTCAGGTTTTATGTcccaaaagaaaaccaaaaaaacacaCCTCCCACAGTGGGTCTCCATATCCAAAGAGTGAAACCCACATATGTAGCAATAAGACAATTCGGTGGGTTTGTATCGGATTTCAATGTAGGCGAGGAAGCTGTTGGActaaaat CTGCTGCCTTACAGGTTAGTATTGCTGACACTGTTTGGTCTACTGCTATCGAGAAAAACCATGGTTATGTTGTTGCACAATACAACTCCCCTTTTGTATTCGATAATCGCGTCAATGAGATATGGCTTCTTTTTGATATGGAGAATGGGTTGGCTATGTGA